From the Ipomoea triloba cultivar NCNSP0323 chromosome 8, ASM357664v1 genome, the window GAGGGGGTTGCATGTTGTAGTGTTTAGATAAAAATTTAATGCTTTGGTAGAGAATTCTCACTTATAAACTTGAATGATTTAAGCATTGATATTTGGTTGAATGAAGGATTTGAGAATAACTTTGAGATGCCTTGAACTACCTATAGTTTTAGAATGAGCCAAAaacaatttttgtattttgaaaGAGGTGTTTAATCTTTTTGTTCCAAATTTAAGGAATCTGAGGAAGTATAAGTCAAAATCAAGTGCCTCATTGTCATTACAGTTTTGAAGAGCTTACTTTTAAGGTTCAATTATGTGCCGTTTGTCTTAGGTTGCCGctatatttgattttttgataTGACCAAGTTCTGACAGTGATATCTAGCTACATGATGGCAGTGGGTGATTCATTTGCAGTTGTTTGTGTGTGATACTAAATGCGAAGCTTTGACATCACTAGAGCTTCTTTCTTTCATTTAGGTTGctgttatattttttcttttgatatgACCAATTTCTGACAGTGATATCTAGCTACTTGATGGCAGTGGATGATTTATTGGCAGTTGTTTGTGTGTGATACTAAATGCGAAGCTTTGACATCACTAGAGcttctttctttcatttttatttcttcGGCTCTTCTtattgaaagttgtattttatCAACTTGTGGAAAATGGATCTTTACAGCAGTCAATGAATTTAAATTACTACATTCCTATGAATTTTAATCTTACAGGTAAAAACTAGAGAATACCAGTAACACTATCAGCACCATGTTCCGTCGTAGAAATAGTTCTCATCATGAGCTGGGGAGTGACGACCAGCTGCAGAAGGTAACGAGTAGCTTTACAGTTCAGCTTCTCTGTGTCTGTAGTAAAGATCGTCTTACTTTAAATAGGTAATAACAACGTAAACATGTCAAAGATCTCAGAACTGATAATGGTTACCGTAATTCTGGCTAGACTGTCACTTACTAGCGTTGGGGTATCCTCATTTTAGAAATGATTGCTCCTTTCAAAAATGAGTGTTCTAGCACATAAAAATCGcagcatgttttttttttggggggggtgAATCCACGAGGCATTCCGGGTCTTTCTCCGGACTCGCTCGGGAGGCACGGGaactggcccagggggaatcgtcacttgtgggaatcgaacccaGATTCTCCCGagattcttccccacaaagagagctcacttgcctcttgagctaccccattggttTACAGCATGTATTGTTATAAGCTTAGACGTTCAATCCTTGTTTGCAGGTTAATGAACTTAGGACTTCTCTTGGGCCACTAACTGGAAGCAACTTGCAGTACTGTACTGATGCATGCTTGAAGAGATACTTGGTTGCAAGGAACTGGAATGTAGACAAGTCAAAAAAGATGTTGGAAGAGACGCTTAAATGGAGGTCAACTTTTAAACCCGAAGAAATTCGCTGGGTAAATGAAAACTAGTCTTCCTTTTGTAGTGTACACATAATATTCTCGATCAGTTACTTTTTCTGTAATCCTCTTGGTCTTCGAAGGATAGCTTCTTAAAGATTTTGCTGATTATACAAAACTATTGAATTTTCTAGCACGAAGTTGCTATGGAAGGGGAGACGGGAAAGGTCTACAGAGCAAATTTTCATGATTGCCATGGAAGGACTGTTCTTATATTGAGACCGGGAATGCAGGTGGTGCAAAAAGCCAAAAACTAatacaatcttttatttttatttttttttgaaaaatacaaTCTTTTATTTAGTATCATTAGGTTTTACATCTTTTGCTACAGGATACAATCTATTTGGATTTTTGACAACAATTTTTGCATTCACAGAATACAACTTCACTAGACAACCAGATTAAGCATTTGGTTTATCTCATAGAAAATGCGATACTTAATCTTCCAGAAAGTCAAGAGCAGATGGCATGGTTGATAGACTTCACAGGATGGTCTATAACCAATAACGTTCCGATAAAATCTGCTCGGGACACAATCGGCATATTGCAAAACCATTATCCAGAAAGACTAGCTGTAGCGTTTTTGTACAGCCCTCCAAGAATTTTTGAAGCATTTTGGAAGGTCAGTTTTAGCCTTAATTATTTTCCCCTTTCCTGCTGATCGAGTGCTAACTTCAAttgcaaaaatgtcaatttcatatctttttcatttacatttacaagTTTGCGAAGAAAATCAGCATGCtacctaatatattttcttcGATTGAAactgtacatttttaattttgtaccttGCAACGCTAAATGCTCAAAGATATTGAGCTCCAAAGTATTAGcgttttttcttttgtaatttCGGGAATTGGTATCTTATGCTTCTGaacaaacaaaagtttttgCTTGTAGATTCTTTGATGTAATCGACACGCTGGTTTTGTGTTCATCCTAATAAGGTGTTTTTATCAGCCTGCATTTTCTCCATCCTCTAATAGATGCTCCTCTTTCCTCTGCAGATTGTCAAGTATTTTCTGGATCCGAAAACATTCGAGAAGGTTAAATTCGTCTACCCAAAGAACAAGGATAGCGTGGAAGTGATGAAATCTTATTTCGACATGGATAATCTTCCGATGGAGTTTGGAGGGAAGGCGACATTGAACTATGATCACGAGGAGTTCTCGAAGCAAATGGCTAAGGATGATGCCAAGGCTGCTAAGTTTTGGGGTTTGGAGAAAAACCATCCCATTCCCAGTGGCTTATCTGTGGCAGAAGCTGCTGCTCCTGCAGCCCAATCCTGAGGCCTTCCTAAGATGAAATAATGATGTTACAGATCTTAGCTGTTAAGGTTTCCTTTGAGTATTATAGGATTATAACTGCTCCCTAAGATGCTTTCTAAGGTTTCATTTGATCATTTGATCATTTGATGGCAGCTGTAGTCCCTTATACAATGATGATACTATCTGATGCTTATGGCAAAACTGCCATTTTTAAAGCCTATATTTACTCATGTTATTGTC encodes:
- the LOC116026586 gene encoding phosphatidylinositol transfer protein 3-like, encoding MFRRRNSSHHELGSDDQLQKVNELRTSLGPLTGSNLQYCTDACLKRYLVARNWNVDKSKKMLEETLKWRSTFKPEEIRWHEVAMEGETGKVYRANFHDCHGRTVLILRPGMQNTTSLDNQIKHLVYLIENAILNLPESQEQMAWLIDFTGWSITNNVPIKSARDTIGILQNHYPERLAVAFLYSPPRIFEAFWKIVKYFLDPKTFEKVKFVYPKNKDSVEVMKSYFDMDNLPMEFGGKATLNYDHEEFSKQMAKDDAKAAKFWGLEKNHPIPSGLSVAEAAAPAAQS